In Onthophagus taurus isolate NC chromosome 6, IU_Otau_3.0, whole genome shotgun sequence, a genomic segment contains:
- the LOC111416545 gene encoding ribosome biogenesis protein WDR12 homolog, giving the protein MASSMLSEAQLQVKFITKQEQYAVPDVPFSVPTNIDVKSLNNLINKLLKEHSDFLKRLDFDFLVCGELLRTPLNEHLQERNVSIETTVEIEYLLRTPAPQPEDALLHEDWVSGIHVADKWVLTGCYDSTINLWTVKGNHTVSLKDHTNIVKAVSWVKENDPTGGFVSVSHDLTGILWHWEPGATPEIVSVLRGHERGIDTVGISPDTNRIATGGWDTHLKIWSTLQHDRNELRMEDEPPSKKTKGNSINQTPLHTLTGHKESISKALWLDNENICTVSMDHTIKIWDATLCGLKREMIGQKANLSASWSTLSNSLLVTSADRHIRLYDPRNAEGSVCKVTYTSHKSWVTCVAWSQYDQNLFMSGGHDECVKVWDTRSPNAPLYDLTGHEGKVLCVDWSNPKHLVSGGTDNSVHIFKNVHFNG; this is encoded by the exons ATGGCAAGTTCAATGTTGAGTGAGGCCCAATTACAAGTTAAATTCATTACAAAACAAGAAca GTATGCTGTTCCGGATGTTCCATTCTCTGTTCCAACAAACATCGACGTTAAATCactaaacaatttaataaataaattactaaaaGAACATTCAGATTTCCTAAAACGActagattttgattttttggttTGTGGAGAGCTCTTAAGAACCCCTTTAAATGAGCATTTACAAGAAAGAAATGTATCCATCGAAACGACTGTTgaaattgaatatttattgCGTACGCCTGCTCCTCAACCAGAAGATGCTTTATTACATGAAGATTGGGTATCTGGGATACATGTAGCAGATAAATG GGTGTTAACTGGTTGTTATGATAgtacaataaatttatggacTGTGAAAGGAAATCATACTGTTTCATTAAAAGATCACACAAATATAGTTAAAGCTGTGTCTTGGGTTAAAGAAAATGATCCCACTGGTGGGTTTGTAAGTGTTTCCCATGATTTAACTGGAATTTTATGGCATTGGGAACCTGGTGCAACTCCTGAAATTGTTTCTGTCCTCCGTGGGCATGAAAGAGGGATAGATACTGTAGGAATTAGTCCTGACACTAACAGAATAGCTACAGGAGGTTGGGAtactcatttaaaaatatggtcaacattgcAACATGATAGAAATGAACTTAGAATGGAAGATGAACCACCTAGCAAAAAAACTAAAGGAAATTCTATTAACCAGACACCTCTACATACTTTAACTGGTCATAAAGAAAGTATTTCTAAAGCTCTTTGGTtagataatgaaaatatttgcacAGTTTCTATGGAtcatacaattaaaatttgggATGCAACGTTGTGTGGTTTAAAACGTGAAATGATTGGTCAAAAAGCAAATCTAAGTGCAAGTTGGTCTACATTATCAAACTCTTTATTAGTAACATCAGCGGATCGTCATATTAGATTGTATGATCCTCGAAATGCTGAAGGTTCTGTTTGTAAAGTGACTTATACTTCACATAAATCATGGGTCACCTGCGTGGCTTGGTCTCAATAtgatcaaaatttgtttatgtcTGGAGGACATGATGAATGTGTTAAAGTTTGGGATACAAGAAGTCCTAATGCACCTCTTTATGATTTAACAGGGCATGAAGGAAAAGTTTTATGTGTTGATTGGTCAAATCCAAAACATTTAGTTTCTGGTGGAACTGATAATAGTGtccatatatttaaaaatgtacattttaatGGTTGA